AGGATATGTACATATGAAAAATTTTTCCGTAGCTATTGATGGACCAGCTGGAGCAGGTAAAAGTACCATAGCAAAAATTATAGCCGAAAAACTTAATATTATTTACATTGACACAGGAGCTATGTATAGAGCTTTTACTTTAAAATTAGTGAAAAATAATATAGATTTTAATGATATTAAAACTATAAAAAATACATTGAGAGACACAACTATTGACTTTAAAAACAATCATATATTCTTAGACGGAATAATCGTAGATGAAGAAATTAGAACTAATGAAATTAGTTCTAAAGTATCTTTGGTTGCAAAGATAAAAGAAGTCAGAGAAAAGTTAGTAGAAATTCAAAGAGATATAGCAAAAAATAAAAGTATAATAATGGATGGAAGAGATATTGGAACATCTGTTTTACCAAATGCAGAGTTTAAGTTTTTCATAACAGCTTCAGTTGAAGAAAGAGCTTCAAGAAGATATAAGGAACTTATAGACAAAGGAATCAGCATAGACTTTGATAAATTAAAAAACGATATAATTAAAAGAGACAGAATAGATAGTACGAGAAGTATAGCTCCTTTGAAGAAAAGTGAAGATGCAATAGAAGTTGATACTACTAATAAAAATATTAATGAAGTAATAGAACTTATACTAGACAAAATGAAAATGGAAGGGAATATATAATGATATTTTATAATCTTGTAAAAAATTTATCTAAAATAATGTTTAAACTAGGATATAAATTAAAAATAATAGGAATTGAAAATATACCTAAAAATGGTAAGGTTATTATTTGTTCAAATCATGTAAATTTATTAGATCCAATTCTTATAGCAGCAATATCTCCAAGGCAATTACACTTTATGGCAAAAAAAGAACTATTTAAAAATAAATTTCTTAAAATAATTTTTAATGGACTAGGTGCATTTCCAGTTGATAGAGAAGGAGCAGACCTAAGTGCTATTCGTAATTCTCTTAAGATACTTAAAGAAGACAAAGTTTTTGCATTATTTCCAGAAGGAACTCGTATGACTGAAATGAACTTAGACAGTGTAAAACCAGGTGTAGCCATGATAAGTATAAAATCTAAATCTCCTATTGTTCCAGTATATATAGATACTAATTATAAGCCTTTTACAAAGTTAAAAGTAATAATAGGAAAACCAATTTCTTTTGAAGATTATTATGATAAAAAATTAAGTACTGATGACTATAGAGAGCTAAGCAAAAGGGTATTAAAAGAAATATATAAATATAAGGATAGATAGGAGGTATAACTTTGAAAATAATTATAGCTGAAAATGCAGGATTTTGTTTTGGAGTAAAGAAAGCTATAGAATCAACAATAAATCAATTTGAAAACAAAGATAAAAATATATATTCTTTAGGACCTCTTATTCATAATAAACAAGTTATAGACAAGTTATCTAAAAAAGGACTTAATGTTATAGAAAACATAAGTGAAGCTGATAAAGGAAAAGTAGTAATAAGATCTCATGGAGTTCCTTTAAGTATATACGATGAAGCTAAAGAAAAAAATATAGAAGTAGTAGACTGCACCTGTCCATTTGTTAGAAATGTGCAAAGAAAAGCTCATGATTGTTATAAAAATGGATATGATGTAGTTATAATTGGTGACTCAAATCACCCTGAAGTAATA
The nucleotide sequence above comes from Gottschalkia purinilytica. Encoded proteins:
- the cmk gene encoding (d)CMP kinase — its product is MKNFSVAIDGPAGAGKSTIAKIIAEKLNIIYIDTGAMYRAFTLKLVKNNIDFNDIKTIKNTLRDTTIDFKNNHIFLDGIIVDEEIRTNEISSKVSLVAKIKEVREKLVEIQRDIAKNKSIIMDGRDIGTSVLPNAEFKFFITASVEERASRRYKELIDKGISIDFDKLKNDIIKRDRIDSTRSIAPLKKSEDAIEVDTTNKNINEVIELILDKMKMEGNI
- a CDS encoding lysophospholipid acyltransferase family protein — encoded protein: MIFYNLVKNLSKIMFKLGYKLKIIGIENIPKNGKVIICSNHVNLLDPILIAAISPRQLHFMAKKELFKNKFLKIIFNGLGAFPVDREGADLSAIRNSLKILKEDKVFALFPEGTRMTEMNLDSVKPGVAMISIKSKSPIVPVYIDTNYKPFTKLKVIIGKPISFEDYYDKKLSTDDYRELSKRVLKEIYKYKDR